Proteins encoded together in one Stutzerimonas stutzeri window:
- a CDS encoding thioredoxin domain-containing protein translates to MRMPSFARRHPRIGLLIVATIAVASWMLLRAPHPATESMPLAAAGSEAPKPAGPPWLYGRADASFTVVGYADLECPYCRAYFPALKRWIDAHPEVNWQWHHLPLSMHEPAATAGARLAECAGETGGHATFWQAVAWLYAHTRGDGQGLPEGLRYPDLTPAMQGCLDSDRPDAVIRAQAAEAAQQGIAATPALQLRDRESGKTLLLHGPVEGDALLSAIDLLAAGSTTAAEPAHSPDMPAGVAGDMPR, encoded by the coding sequence ATGCGCATGCCTTCATTCGCCCGCCGTCATCCCCGGATCGGTCTGCTGATCGTGGCGACGATTGCGGTGGCCTCGTGGATGCTGCTGCGCGCGCCGCATCCGGCAACCGAGTCCATGCCCCTGGCCGCCGCCGGGTCCGAAGCGCCGAAACCGGCCGGCCCGCCCTGGCTGTATGGCCGTGCCGATGCGAGCTTCACGGTGGTCGGGTACGCCGACCTGGAGTGTCCGTACTGCCGGGCCTACTTCCCCGCGCTCAAGCGCTGGATCGACGCCCATCCCGAGGTGAATTGGCAGTGGCACCACCTGCCGCTGTCCATGCACGAGCCGGCCGCGACTGCCGGGGCGCGCCTGGCCGAGTGCGCGGGCGAGACCGGCGGGCATGCCACGTTCTGGCAAGCCGTGGCGTGGCTCTACGCGCACACCCGTGGCGACGGCCAGGGCCTGCCGGAGGGCCTGCGCTATCCCGACCTCACGCCAGCCATGCAGGGTTGTCTCGACAGCGATCGCCCCGATGCGGTCATCCGTGCCCAGGCGGCGGAAGCAGCACAGCAGGGCATCGCGGCCACGCCGGCCCTGCAACTGCGCGACCGCGAGTCCGGCAAGACCCTCCTGCTGCACGGCCCCGTCGAAGGCGATGCCTTGCTGTCGGCCATCGACCTGCTTGCCGCCGGCAGCACGACTGCAGCCGAACCCGCCCATTCCCCAGACATGCCCGCCGGCGTCGCCGGTGACATGCCCAGGTAG
- the radC gene encoding RadC family protein, protein MSLAIADSRPESLTLIAAQHEDWIIRQAITLLENRVFKAGPALGSPAAVRDYLRLKLVAEPNEIFAVVFLDNQHQVLAYEPLFKGTVDQTSVYPRVVVQRALALNASALILAHQHPSGNTEPSAADRVITERLKSALATVDVRVLDHFIVGKGSPYSFAEAGLL, encoded by the coding sequence ATGTCTCTTGCCATCGCCGACTCCCGCCCGGAGTCGCTCACCCTGATCGCCGCCCAGCACGAAGACTGGATCATCCGGCAGGCCATCACCCTGCTGGAGAATCGCGTGTTCAAGGCCGGTCCAGCGCTGGGCAGTCCCGCCGCCGTGCGCGACTACCTGCGCCTGAAACTGGTCGCGGAGCCGAACGAAATCTTCGCCGTCGTGTTTCTCGACAACCAGCACCAGGTGCTCGCCTACGAGCCGCTGTTCAAGGGCACGGTCGACCAGACTTCGGTGTATCCGAGGGTGGTGGTCCAGCGTGCGCTGGCGCTCAACGCTTCGGCGCTGATCCTGGCGCATCAGCATCCCTCGGGGAACACCGAGCCCTCGGCCGCCGATCGTGTGATCACCGAGCGGCTGAAGAGCGCCCTGGCCACCGTCGATGTCCGGGTGCTGGATCACTTCATCGTCGGCAAGGGCAGCCCGTACTCGTTCGCCGAAGCCGGCTTGCTGTAG
- a CDS encoding TIGR03757 family integrating conjugative element protein, whose amino-acid sequence MPAHSLNLPAASRRPLATRLAAGLCAALLGPIAAAADVLIVTDSRHPVQAPAGVRIIELDQATRIEVELAAHLPADPQQAAALVRQRLHDGGEALQRRIGHAYQGVADAWGLGIAKIPAVVVDRRYVVYGEPDVPRAVARIKAYRSTQP is encoded by the coding sequence ATGCCGGCTCATTCCCTCAACCTTCCTGCCGCTTCGCGGCGCCCCCTGGCCACGAGGCTGGCCGCTGGACTGTGCGCCGCGCTGCTCGGTCCCATCGCGGCGGCCGCCGATGTGCTCATCGTCACCGACAGCCGTCATCCGGTGCAGGCCCCGGCCGGCGTGCGGATCATCGAGCTGGACCAGGCCACGCGCATCGAGGTCGAACTCGCCGCGCACCTGCCGGCCGACCCGCAACAGGCCGCGGCCCTGGTGCGGCAGCGGTTGCATGACGGCGGCGAGGCGCTCCAACGCCGCATCGGCCATGCCTACCAAGGTGTCGCGGATGCCTGGGGACTGGGCATCGCCAAGATTCCCGCCGTGGTGGTCGATCGACGCTACGTGGTCTACGGCGAGCCCGACGTGCCCCGCGCCGTCGCGCGCATCAAGGCCTACCGGAGCACGCAGCCATGA
- a CDS encoding TIGR03756 family integrating conjugative element protein, which produces MSLLLASRRLRATVASLLLSTATSTFALDTATIVSSALSPDCLEYRVVGICYWLYCTPFGCSVRTSVKVRHYVPDAVVSSYSNTGENPWLEVRAMSMPNPTAKAGGDGTTNHDNENNLAKFKNADVIGHPAGMVFSQFASASGYTCEGAGTAFMPYLLSTLDTIAWRYNIPEAFYPEALIPGRREIGTRTGLNLWGNVYPRGGFLHQTDDHKSGAVVAQRAGDIVTRRNQIHVYQPLLANARDGYWPAGALMETDASTGKWQELTPTLSNSCVVFPHSRTRVQAQQGDYAWALWRPYSCCRRRGQVFLGSVDFM; this is translated from the coding sequence ATGAGTCTCCTGCTGGCATCCCGGCGCCTGCGCGCCACCGTCGCCTCGCTGCTGCTGAGCACGGCCACGTCGACGTTCGCCCTGGACACCGCCACCATCGTCTCGTCGGCGCTGTCCCCCGACTGCCTCGAATACCGCGTGGTCGGTATCTGCTACTGGCTGTACTGCACGCCCTTCGGCTGCTCGGTTCGCACTTCCGTCAAGGTGCGCCACTACGTCCCCGATGCGGTGGTGTCGAGCTACTCGAACACCGGCGAAAACCCGTGGCTGGAGGTCAGGGCGATGAGCATGCCCAACCCGACCGCCAAGGCGGGCGGTGACGGCACGACCAACCACGACAACGAGAACAATCTCGCCAAGTTCAAGAACGCCGATGTCATCGGCCATCCGGCCGGGATGGTGTTCAGCCAGTTCGCCAGCGCCTCCGGCTACACCTGCGAAGGCGCGGGCACGGCCTTCATGCCGTATCTGCTGAGCACGCTCGACACGATCGCCTGGCGCTACAACATCCCGGAAGCGTTCTACCCCGAAGCGCTCATCCCCGGCCGGCGCGAAATCGGTACGCGCACCGGCCTGAACCTCTGGGGCAACGTGTATCCCCGCGGTGGCTTCCTGCACCAGACCGACGACCACAAGAGCGGCGCCGTGGTCGCGCAGCGCGCGGGCGACATCGTGACGCGCCGCAACCAGATTCACGTGTACCAGCCTCTGCTGGCCAACGCCCGCGACGGCTACTGGCCGGCCGGCGCGCTGATGGAGACCGACGCCTCGACGGGCAAGTGGCAGGAGCTGACACCCACGCTCTCGAACAGTTGCGTGGTTTTCCCGCACAGCCGCACCCGCGTGCAGGCCCAGCAAGGCGACTACGCCTGGGCCTTGTGGCGGCCGTACTCCTGCTGCCGGCGCCGTGGCCAGGTCTTCCTCGGCAGCGTCGATTTCATGTGA
- a CDS encoding integrating conjugative element protein codes for MNASLPDFLHRAKSLLRATLLVAAITLVVGVAWAQTRIDPNGVNVSGSVIGDDVLYSIGGGRAVSMGGAGNMQSIGVGVGWNSNLICGDMSITTTLQNQLNGITNGFQTIMSNVIQNATSAVASLPALIIQRADPGLYNLLTNGILQARLDFDRSKMTCRAIANRMADMAGGQAGWDQLAEGMALRDAVSSTDAVSAIEQAESNKGNNGVPWVGGGNAGGSGQSSIKVVGDVTRAGYNLLNGRSATDTSSIARSACGNRLTCQTWSSPQAAADWATRVLGEREQRTCENCTKTQTTPGVGLTPMIQEEYETKLQALQELVTGARPTTLANLDAAGSSSLPITRGVIEALRDEPDQDMLGRRLASEAALSSVLEKALLLQRTLLTGKKEPNVAANELAVQAVDQENSALEQEINNLKTELELRRTLAGNSAMAIIQRHSTRAAGSRGVFEGDTTRDRLREVQKPRSGTP; via the coding sequence ATGAACGCCTCCCTCCCTGACTTCCTGCACCGCGCGAAGTCGCTCCTGCGGGCCACGCTGCTCGTGGCGGCCATCACGCTGGTCGTCGGCGTCGCCTGGGCGCAGACCCGCATCGACCCCAATGGCGTGAACGTCAGCGGCAGCGTGATCGGCGACGACGTGCTCTACAGCATCGGCGGCGGCCGGGCCGTGTCGATGGGTGGTGCCGGCAACATGCAGAGCATCGGCGTCGGCGTCGGCTGGAACAGCAACCTGATCTGCGGCGACATGAGCATCACCACGACGCTGCAGAACCAGCTCAACGGCATCACCAACGGCTTCCAGACGATCATGAGCAACGTGATCCAGAATGCCACCAGCGCCGTGGCCTCGCTGCCGGCGCTGATCATCCAGCGCGCCGACCCGGGTCTCTACAACCTGCTGACCAACGGCATCCTCCAGGCGCGCCTGGACTTCGACCGCTCGAAGATGACCTGCCGGGCCATCGCCAATCGGATGGCGGACATGGCCGGCGGCCAGGCCGGCTGGGACCAGCTCGCCGAAGGGATGGCGCTGCGGGATGCGGTCAGCAGCACCGATGCCGTCTCCGCCATCGAGCAGGCCGAGTCCAACAAAGGGAACAACGGCGTGCCCTGGGTCGGCGGCGGCAACGCGGGCGGCTCCGGTCAGAGTTCGATCAAGGTGGTCGGCGATGTGACGCGCGCGGGCTACAACCTGCTCAACGGGCGCAGCGCCACCGATACCTCGTCGATCGCGCGCAGCGCCTGCGGCAACCGCCTGACCTGCCAAACCTGGTCCTCGCCCCAGGCGGCCGCGGACTGGGCGACCCGCGTGTTGGGCGAACGCGAGCAGCGCACCTGCGAAAACTGCACGAAGACCCAGACCACGCCTGGCGTCGGGCTGACGCCAATGATCCAGGAAGAGTACGAGACCAAGCTGCAGGCGCTGCAGGAACTGGTGACGGGCGCCCGGCCGACGACGCTGGCCAATCTCGACGCAGCCGGCAGCAGCTCGCTGCCGATCACCCGCGGCGTGATCGAGGCCCTGCGTGACGAACCCGACCAGGACATGCTGGGCCGGCGCCTCGCGTCCGAGGCGGCGCTGTCCAGCGTGCTGGAGAAGGCCCTGCTGCTGCAACGCACGTTGCTGACCGGCAAGAAGGAGCCGAACGTCGCCGCCAACGAGCTGGCCGTGCAGGCGGTCGACCAGGAGAACAGCGCGCTGGAGCAGGAGATCAACAACCTCAAGACCGAGCTGGAGCTGCGCCGCACGCTGGCCGGCAACTCGGCCATGGCGATCATCCAGCGCCACAGCACCCGCGCTGCCGGCTCGCGCGGCGTCTTCGAGGGCGACACCACGCGCGACCGTCTGCGGGAAGTCCAGAAGCCGCGGAGCGGTACGCCATGA
- a CDS encoding conjugal transfer protein TraG N-terminal domain-containing protein, with the protein MTLYTTDYLEYYLTLVAWVVNNGIWSILVASGVFALPFVAIVIQEWLKARSEGADEGNKGVLSSMRIENRVWVAIVVIMFAGIPFIPVDLATIRFDTTRSAQCQVNVPLPNDTGWSNVYTALNDQSALVPVWWFFMHALSKAVTGSAVAAIPCGTDLRQIRMDVDATRIDDPVLAQEVADFTHDCYGPSRAKLFMNRPTLSDEQMNDVTWIGSSYFLDTPGFYDTYRAKTPRTAWPYDATRDAGLAQVDSGGGYPSCQQWWADGGQGLRSRLLAQVDPDLLTRIGRWAGFLSQSEVNDSVIRAVVSPRQQKMNQGAVYTDYGGQIDKTLPNIVTRGASDLALTVGSLGFFPAMDVVRQALPMVLTMLKMALVICIPLVLLIGTYDLKTVVTVSCVQFALFFVDFWFQLARWIDSTILDALYGWGFGADRPHTNFDPLIGLNNAFGDMLLNFVMAMMFIVLPTFWVMALAWAGVRTGNIVQGLSTATSDAKGAGGRGAGMAMSAVSKK; encoded by the coding sequence ATGACGCTCTACACCACGGACTACCTGGAGTATTACCTGACCCTGGTGGCTTGGGTGGTCAACAACGGCATCTGGAGCATCCTCGTGGCCAGCGGCGTGTTCGCGCTGCCGTTCGTGGCCATCGTGATCCAGGAATGGCTCAAGGCCCGCAGCGAAGGTGCGGACGAAGGCAACAAGGGCGTGCTGTCGTCGATGCGCATCGAGAACCGGGTGTGGGTGGCGATCGTGGTCATCATGTTCGCGGGCATCCCGTTCATCCCGGTGGATCTCGCCACGATCAGGTTCGACACCACGCGCTCCGCGCAATGCCAGGTCAACGTCCCGCTGCCCAACGACACGGGCTGGTCCAACGTCTACACGGCGCTCAACGACCAGAGCGCGCTGGTGCCGGTGTGGTGGTTCTTCATGCACGCGCTGTCGAAAGCCGTGACGGGCTCCGCGGTGGCGGCGATTCCCTGCGGCACGGACCTGCGTCAGATTCGCATGGATGTGGATGCCACGCGCATCGACGATCCGGTGCTGGCACAGGAGGTCGCCGACTTCACGCACGACTGCTACGGGCCGTCGCGCGCCAAGCTGTTCATGAACCGGCCGACGCTCTCCGACGAGCAGATGAACGACGTCACCTGGATCGGGTCGAGTTACTTCCTCGACACGCCCGGCTTCTATGACACCTATCGCGCCAAGACCCCACGCACGGCCTGGCCCTACGACGCGACCCGCGATGCGGGGCTGGCACAGGTGGACAGCGGCGGCGGCTATCCGTCCTGCCAGCAGTGGTGGGCCGATGGCGGCCAGGGACTGCGTAGCCGGCTGCTGGCACAGGTCGACCCGGACCTGCTGACCCGCATCGGGCGCTGGGCGGGCTTCCTGTCGCAGAGCGAGGTCAATGACTCGGTGATCCGCGCCGTCGTCTCACCGCGGCAGCAGAAGATGAACCAGGGCGCCGTCTACACCGACTACGGCGGCCAGATCGACAAGACGCTGCCGAACATCGTCACGCGCGGCGCGAGCGACCTGGCGCTGACCGTCGGCTCGCTGGGCTTCTTTCCGGCGATGGACGTGGTGCGCCAGGCGCTGCCGATGGTGCTGACCATGCTCAAGATGGCGCTCGTCATCTGCATCCCGTTGGTGCTGCTGATCGGCACCTACGACCTGAAGACGGTGGTGACGGTGAGCTGCGTCCAGTTCGCGCTGTTCTTCGTGGACTTCTGGTTCCAGCTCGCGCGCTGGATCGACAGCACGATCCTGGATGCGCTCTACGGCTGGGGGTTTGGCGCGGACAGGCCGCACACGAACTTCGATCCGTTGATCGGTTTGAACAACGCCTTTGGCGACATGCTCCTTAACTTCGTCATGGCGATGATGTTCATCGTGCTGCCGACGTTTTGGGTCATGGCATTGGCTTGGGCAGGCGTTCGCACGGGAAATATCGTGCAGGGGTTGTCCACCGCCACCTCGGACGCCAAGGGCGCTGGGGGGCGTGGCGCTGGTATGGCAATGAGCGCTGTATCGAAGAAGTGA
- a CDS encoding DUF3742 family protein: MSMTTNTHNRRWSHRLGRGAGRAWRGYLRREQRVAGWLVTRGVPAGAATAVLWIVKLAVLGALLYSAFWLALLLAFAVTAAWLVQHDDPDQEEPQPEWREGPNGFGLYDKSDWRIDPHVTDDD, encoded by the coding sequence ATGAGCATGACCACCAACACGCACAACAGGCGCTGGAGCCACCGGCTGGGCCGGGGGGCTGGCCGTGCCTGGCGTGGATACCTGCGCCGCGAGCAGCGTGTCGCCGGCTGGCTGGTGACGCGCGGGGTGCCTGCGGGCGCGGCGACGGCGGTGCTCTGGATCGTCAAGCTCGCCGTGCTCGGTGCGCTGCTCTACTCCGCGTTCTGGCTGGCCCTGCTGCTTGCCTTTGCGGTGACTGCTGCATGGCTCGTGCAGCACGACGACCCTGATCAAGAGGAACCGCAACCCGAGTGGAGGGAAGGCCCCAACGGCTTCGGGCTTTATGACAAGAGCGACTGGCGCATCGACCCGCATGTGACCGACGACGACTGA
- a CDS encoding type IV toxin-antitoxin system AbiEi family antitoxin domain-containing protein: protein MDGNSRHQVIKRLQAGLPRGAPFDLATLSQFGVSPQLAAHYADGGWLVRLAHGVYAFPNDEFGVYGALKFLQQRVPGLHVGGKSALALQGVRHNLGSREALVLWGDGRFALPAWFTSRFPARYVHARLFDWPDTALAGKTLTTPPGLPEDLRVAAPERAVLELLYEAGVKQSLEEARNLFDGLRSPRKDLLGQLLSCCSSVKAVRLFLTWARETSLVDVDALLEQYPVRTGSTTRWMSRLDDGTLLSLKPHG from the coding sequence ATGGATGGAAATTCTCGGCACCAGGTAATCAAGCGGCTGCAGGCGGGACTCCCCCGCGGGGCGCCGTTCGACCTTGCCACCCTGAGCCAGTTCGGGGTGTCGCCCCAGCTCGCCGCCCACTATGCCGACGGCGGATGGCTCGTGCGCTTGGCCCATGGCGTCTATGCCTTCCCGAACGATGAATTCGGGGTCTACGGTGCGCTGAAGTTCCTGCAACAGCGCGTGCCCGGCCTGCACGTCGGCGGCAAGAGCGCCCTGGCCCTGCAGGGTGTGCGGCACAACCTGGGCAGCCGGGAGGCGCTGGTGCTGTGGGGCGACGGTCGCTTCGCGTTGCCGGCCTGGTTCACTTCGCGCTTTCCGGCCCGCTACGTCCACGCCCGCCTGTTCGACTGGCCGGATACGGCGCTGGCCGGCAAGACCCTGACCACGCCGCCTGGCCTACCCGAGGATCTGCGGGTGGCAGCCCCCGAGCGTGCCGTGCTGGAGCTGCTGTACGAAGCCGGCGTCAAGCAGAGCCTCGAAGAGGCCCGCAACCTCTTCGATGGACTGCGTTCCCCCCGCAAGGACTTGCTCGGGCAACTGCTGTCCTGCTGCTCCAGCGTGAAGGCCGTGCGCCTGTTCCTGACCTGGGCGCGCGAGACCAGCCTTGTGGATGTCGATGCCCTGCTGGAGCAGTACCCGGTTCGCACCGGCAGCACCACGCGCTGGATGAGCCGGCTCGATGACGGCACCTTGCTGAGCCTGAAACCTCATGGATAA
- a CDS encoding nucleotidyl transferase AbiEii/AbiGii toxin family protein, translated as MDKTYADTVRLLLAVAPDVFANDIFAMKGGTAINLFVRDMPRLSVDIDVVYLPWQTPRDEALQAINQELAAIAARVAPLGVQTRLVRAKDLGDTKLIVENDASQVKIEVNVVFRGSVLPVERRPLSAKTSDLFGVEFELPVLAPDELYASKLVAALDRQHPRDLFDVWQLYESGDISDGMVECFVIYLAGHNRPPHEVLFGNDKDIAGEYERAFVGMTEVDCSLETLLDARARMRRELPQRLNTAHRRFLSGLARAEPDWSLVQCQHAAQLPALRWKLANLETFRKRRPDDFAAQSAALDTGLGQS; from the coding sequence ATGGATAAGACCTACGCGGACACCGTTCGCCTGCTGCTGGCCGTCGCGCCCGACGTGTTCGCCAACGACATCTTCGCCATGAAGGGCGGCACGGCCATCAACCTCTTCGTGCGGGACATGCCGCGCCTGTCGGTGGACATCGACGTGGTGTACCTCCCATGGCAGACGCCGCGCGACGAAGCGCTGCAAGCCATCAACCAGGAGCTGGCCGCCATCGCCGCGCGCGTTGCACCACTGGGCGTGCAGACACGCCTGGTTCGCGCCAAGGACCTGGGCGACACCAAGCTGATCGTCGAGAACGACGCCAGCCAGGTGAAGATCGAGGTCAACGTCGTGTTCCGAGGCAGCGTGCTGCCCGTCGAGCGGCGGCCGCTGAGCGCCAAGACCAGCGATCTGTTCGGCGTCGAGTTCGAGCTGCCGGTTCTGGCACCGGACGAGCTGTACGCCAGCAAGCTGGTGGCCGCGCTGGATCGGCAGCACCCCCGCGACCTGTTCGACGTGTGGCAGCTCTACGAATCGGGCGACATCAGCGACGGCATGGTCGAGTGCTTCGTGATCTATTTGGCGGGCCACAACCGGCCGCCTCACGAAGTGCTGTTCGGCAACGACAAGGACATCGCCGGCGAGTACGAGCGGGCCTTTGTCGGCATGACCGAAGTGGACTGCTCCCTGGAGACACTGCTCGACGCTCGCGCCAGGATGCGGCGCGAGCTGCCACAGCGACTGAACACCGCGCACAGGCGGTTTCTGAGCGGGCTGGCGCGCGCAGAACCGGACTGGTCGCTGGTGCAGTGCCAGCACGCCGCGCAACTGCCGGCACTGCGCTGGAAGCTCGCCAATCTCGAAACCTTCCGCAAGCGCCGTCCCGACGACTTCGCAGCGCAATCCGCCGCCCTCGACACCGGCTTGGGCCAGAGCTGA
- the mobH gene encoding MobH family relaxase yields the protein MLSLFQRKRVPPTAGTPPTSAIETPKGLMRPESAASLLATPRRQKLLEHIWQRTSLSRRQFARLYLAPLERYAELVQQFPASENHHHAYPGGMLDHGLEIVAYALKLRQSYLLPAGVTPEAQAAQAEAWTAGTAYAALLHDIGKIAVDLHVEHADGSVWHPWHGPLRKPYRFRYRKEREYRLHSAATGLLYARLLDRDIFDWLSGYPDLWAALLYVLAGQYEHAGTLGELVVQADQASVAQELGGDPSKALVAPKHALQRKLLDGLRYLLKEAFKLNQAGPADGWLTQDALWLVSKTVSDKLRAHLLSQGIDGIPASNTAVFNVLQDHGIVQPTPDGKAIWKASVTSDAGWSHAFTFLKLSPAMIWDAADRPAPFAGRVQVEEEQAEPTPQATTVADGPRAEGIEAASASTAPIASAATDIGVAALLDLLGDTAPSTAPEIAEAEPAPSTVPPPQMSLAPSQDRAEPSGAHFMAWLRQSIQTRKLIINDAKALVHTVAGTTYLVSPGVFQRYAQEYLQVAALAKQEKLEGWQWVQKRFEKLGQHRKQPSGLNIWTCEVTGPRKSRRLHGYLLASPEALFRETPPDNPYLRLLNEAAKREDSALGGKEGSSQKTENKAR from the coding sequence ATGCTCTCGCTGTTCCAGCGCAAACGGGTGCCACCCACCGCCGGCACACCGCCCACATCCGCCATCGAAACTCCGAAAGGGTTGATGCGGCCGGAGTCGGCCGCATCGCTGCTGGCCACGCCGCGTCGGCAGAAGCTGCTGGAACACATCTGGCAGCGCACATCGCTCTCGCGCCGACAGTTCGCCAGGCTCTACCTCGCCCCACTGGAGCGCTACGCCGAGCTGGTCCAGCAGTTCCCGGCCTCCGAGAACCACCACCACGCCTATCCGGGCGGCATGCTGGACCACGGCCTGGAGATCGTCGCCTATGCGTTGAAACTGCGGCAGTCATACCTGCTGCCTGCGGGCGTCACGCCGGAGGCACAGGCGGCCCAGGCCGAAGCCTGGACCGCAGGCACGGCCTACGCGGCCCTGCTGCACGACATCGGCAAGATTGCCGTCGATCTGCACGTCGAACATGCCGACGGCAGCGTCTGGCATCCCTGGCACGGCCCGCTGCGAAAGCCCTACCGCTTCCGTTACCGAAAGGAGCGCGAGTACCGCCTGCATAGCGCCGCCACCGGGCTGCTCTACGCGCGCCTTCTCGATCGGGACATCTTCGACTGGCTCAGCGGCTATCCCGACCTCTGGGCCGCGCTGCTGTACGTGCTGGCCGGCCAGTACGAGCACGCCGGCACGCTCGGCGAGCTGGTCGTGCAGGCCGACCAGGCATCGGTCGCCCAAGAACTCGGCGGCGATCCCAGCAAGGCGCTGGTGGCGCCCAAGCATGCTCTGCAACGCAAATTGCTCGACGGCTTGCGCTACCTGCTCAAGGAAGCGTTCAAGCTGAACCAGGCCGGCCCGGCGGACGGTTGGCTGACCCAAGACGCCTTGTGGCTGGTGAGCAAGACCGTCTCCGACAAGCTGCGCGCACATCTGCTATCGCAAGGCATCGACGGCATTCCGGCGAGCAACACGGCGGTGTTCAACGTGCTGCAGGATCACGGCATCGTGCAGCCAACGCCGGATGGCAAGGCGATCTGGAAGGCTTCTGTCACCAGCGACGCCGGCTGGTCGCACGCCTTCACCTTCCTGAAACTCTCGCCGGCGATGATCTGGGATGCCGCCGACCGGCCGGCGCCGTTCGCAGGCCGTGTGCAGGTCGAAGAGGAACAGGCGGAGCCGACGCCGCAGGCGACAACGGTGGCCGATGGGCCGCGCGCCGAAGGCATCGAAGCTGCATCCGCGAGCACGGCGCCGATCGCATCCGCAGCCACGGACATCGGCGTGGCCGCGCTGCTCGACCTGCTGGGCGACACTGCTCCATCCACAGCGCCGGAGATCGCCGAGGCCGAGCCGGCCCCTTCGACCGTGCCCCCGCCGCAGATGAGCCTCGCGCCTTCCCAGGATCGCGCGGAGCCCTCCGGGGCGCACTTCATGGCCTGGCTGCGTCAGAGCATCCAGACGCGCAAGCTCATCATCAACGACGCCAAGGCCCTGGTGCATACCGTCGCCGGTACGACCTATCTCGTCAGCCCCGGCGTGTTCCAGCGCTACGCGCAGGAGTACCTTCAAGTCGCCGCGCTGGCCAAGCAGGAGAAGCTGGAGGGGTGGCAGTGGGTACAGAAGCGCTTCGAGAAGCTGGGACAGCACCGCAAGCAGCCGAGCGGGCTGAACATCTGGACCTGCGAAGTCACGGGGCCGCGCAAGTCGCGCCGGCTGCACGGCTATCTGCTCGCCAGCCCGGAGGCGCTGTTCCGGGAGACG